A region from the Leptolyngbya iicbica LK genome encodes:
- the rpsU gene encoding 30S ribosomal protein S21 — protein MAQVVLGEHEHLESALRRFKRKVSSAGIFADMKKKRHFETPAEKRKRKEVARRRQRRRMRRQS, from the coding sequence ATGGCCCAAGTGGTACTCGGAGAACACGAACATCTAGAATCGGCACTACGGCGATTTAAGCGCAAGGTTTCTAGTGCTGGCATTTTTGCCGACATGAAAAAGAAGCGACATTTTGAAACTCCCGCTGAAAAGCGCAAGCGGAAAGAAGTGGCTAGACGCCGTCAGAGAAGACGGATGCGCCGCCAGAGCTAG
- a CDS encoding pyridoxine 5'-phosphate synthase, which translates to MPTLGVNIDHIATIRQARRTVEPDPVAAAVLAELAGADGITVHLREDRRHIQDRDVRLLRQTVRTHLNLEMAATAEMVEIALDIKPDYVTLVPEKREEITTEGGLDIAGQCDRITQVVSTLQGAGIPVSLFIDAEPEQIAASKQTTARFVELHTGRYAEAQGEAERAEELSYLTVGTKEAIAAGLRVNAGHGLTYQNTYPVACIEGMEELNIGHTIISRAVLVGMERAVREMKQVMRGDY; encoded by the coding sequence GTGCCCACCTTAGGCGTCAATATTGATCACATTGCGACCATTCGCCAAGCGCGTCGCACTGTCGAGCCCGATCCAGTAGCGGCAGCGGTGCTAGCAGAACTGGCCGGAGCCGATGGCATCACCGTCCACCTTCGAGAAGATCGCCGTCATATTCAAGATCGAGATGTGCGCCTGCTACGGCAAACGGTGCGCACTCATCTCAATTTAGAGATGGCGGCCACTGCCGAAATGGTAGAGATTGCCCTCGACATCAAGCCCGATTACGTGACCTTAGTGCCCGAAAAACGCGAAGAGATTACGACTGAAGGCGGTCTAGACATTGCGGGACAGTGCGATCGCATTACCCAAGTCGTCTCTACGTTGCAGGGCGCAGGCATTCCCGTCAGCTTGTTTATTGATGCCGAGCCCGAGCAAATTGCCGCTTCGAAACAAACCACCGCCAGATTTGTTGAACTCCATACCGGTCGCTATGCCGAGGCGCAAGGCGAAGCGGAACGGGCTGAGGAACTGAGCTATTTGACCGTAGGCACGAAAGAGGCGATCGCCGCCGGCCTGCGAGTCAACGCCGGTCACGGACTGACTTATCAAAATACCTATCCCGTTGCCTGCATTGAGGGCATGGAAGAGTTGAACATTGGTCACACCATCATTAGTCGAGCGGTCCTGGTCGGTATGGAACGAGCGGTGCGCGAAATGAAACAAGTGATGCGGGGTGATTATTGA
- a CDS encoding type I glyceraldehyde-3-phosphate dehydrogenase, with amino-acid sequence MIRVAINGFGRIGRNFLRCWLTRDDSQLDVVAINDTSDPQTNSHLLKYDSMLGRLDADVQAGEDTLIVNGKTIKCCSDRNPNNLPWKAWDIDLVIESTGVFRSAEGAGRHIEAGAKKVLITAPGKGSGIGTYVMGVNHQDYDPSKFDVVSNASCTTNCLAPIVKALHESFGIVKGTMTTTHSYTGDQRLLDASHRDLRRARAAALNIVPTTTGAAEAVAKVYPAVSGKLNGIALRVPTPNVSVVDFVAQIEKPAIAQQINDAMKAAAEGNLKGILGYSDLPLVSIDYRKTDESSIVDSSLTIVLGGDLVKIVAWYDNEWGYSQRVVDLAELVAQKWS; translated from the coding sequence GTGATTAGAGTAGCAATTAATGGTTTTGGGCGGATTGGTCGTAACTTTCTGCGTTGTTGGTTGACTCGGGATGACAGTCAACTCGACGTGGTGGCGATTAACGATACGTCTGATCCCCAAACAAATTCCCATCTATTGAAATATGATTCGATGCTGGGTCGCTTGGATGCAGATGTTCAAGCAGGCGAAGATACGTTGATTGTCAACGGCAAAACGATTAAGTGCTGCTCTGACCGTAATCCCAACAACTTGCCCTGGAAAGCCTGGGATATCGACCTGGTAATCGAATCCACTGGTGTATTCCGCAGTGCTGAGGGTGCCGGTCGTCACATTGAAGCGGGCGCTAAAAAGGTTCTCATTACGGCACCGGGTAAGGGCAGCGGTATCGGCACCTATGTAATGGGTGTCAACCACCAAGATTACGACCCCAGCAAGTTTGATGTGGTGAGTAACGCTAGTTGCACCACCAACTGTCTGGCTCCGATTGTTAAGGCTCTGCACGAGAGCTTTGGCATCGTCAAAGGCACCATGACGACGACCCACAGCTACACCGGCGACCAGCGGTTGTTGGATGCTAGCCACCGTGACCTGCGCCGGGCTCGGGCTGCGGCGCTGAACATTGTGCCGACAACTACAGGTGCTGCTGAGGCAGTCGCGAAAGTGTACCCAGCCGTGTCAGGGAAGCTCAACGGCATTGCCTTGCGAGTCCCGACGCCTAACGTGTCGGTGGTTGACTTTGTCGCCCAGATTGAGAAGCCGGCGATCGCTCAGCAAATCAACGATGCGATGAAAGCTGCGGCAGAAGGCAACCTCAAAGGAATTCTCGGCTACAGCGACCTGCCCTTGGTTTCCATTGACTACCGCAAGACCGACGAATCTTCGATCGTGGATTCCAGCCTGACCATCGTTTTGGGCGGCGACCTTGTGAAGATTGTGGCCTGGTACGACAATGAGTGGGGCTATAGCCAACGAGTGGTTGACCTCGCTGAACTCGTGGCCCAAAAGTGGAGCTAA
- a CDS encoding RNA recognition motif domain-containing protein has protein sequence MTVYVGNLSYSATEDDLNEVFKEYGSVKRIQVPTDRETGRMRGFAFVEMSDDAEEDKAIEDLDGAEWMGRTLKVNKARPRTERKPSGGGGWGGRG, from the coding sequence ATGACCGTTTATGTAGGGAACCTTTCCTACAGCGCCACCGAAGATGATCTCAATGAAGTTTTCAAAGAGTACGGTAGCGTCAAGAGAATTCAAGTCCCCACTGATCGGGAAACCGGTCGGATGCGTGGATTTGCGTTCGTGGAGATGTCTGATGATGCCGAAGAAGATAAGGCAATTGAAGATCTCGATGGAGCTGAGTGGATGGGCCGCACCCTAAAGGTGAATAAGGCTCGTCCTCGCACGGAACGTAAACCTTCTGGTGGTGGCGGCTGGGGTGGTCGTGGTTAA
- the tyrS gene encoding tyrosine--tRNA ligase, translating into MGQLSDDLQWIYRGVTEVFPDQPDADNPHENLRARLAQCDRPLRVKLGIDPTGAEIHVGHSIPVRKLRAFQDAGHTAVLIIGDFTARIGDPTGKSEVRKQLTEAEVKANAATYLEQVRPILDFDTPGRLEIRYNSEWLSDLDLSQILELFATMTVGQMLAKEGFAERYEKGTPVFLHEFFYPLMQGYDSVAVKADIELGGTDQKFNIAVGRDLQRHFGLEPQFGMLLPLLLGTDGAQKMSKSLGNYVGLQEDPLTMYSKLEKTPDNLIEQYFELLTRLPLAELPENPRDRQKLLALDVTRQFHGEAAAQQAQTDAVNLVQGGGAAESVPEFSLSEVNFPAKAFYLLGTTPLCASSSEARRQIQGGAVKLEGDRLSDPNLVFETPNALYDKVLQVGKKKFIRLVK; encoded by the coding sequence ATGGGTCAACTTTCGGACGATTTGCAATGGATTTATCGCGGCGTGACGGAGGTCTTTCCGGATCAGCCCGATGCGGACAATCCACACGAAAATTTGCGGGCGCGGCTGGCACAATGCGATCGCCCCTTGCGGGTGAAGCTCGGCATCGATCCTACCGGGGCCGAAATCCATGTGGGGCATAGCATTCCGGTGCGTAAACTGCGGGCCTTTCAAGATGCGGGGCACACCGCAGTGCTCATCATCGGCGACTTCACCGCTCGTATTGGCGACCCCACAGGCAAATCAGAGGTGCGTAAGCAACTCACCGAAGCCGAGGTCAAGGCGAATGCGGCCACTTATCTGGAGCAAGTACGGCCCATTCTCGACTTTGACACGCCGGGGCGTCTGGAAATTCGCTACAACTCGGAGTGGTTGTCTGATCTTGATTTGAGCCAAATCCTAGAGCTGTTTGCCACGATGACCGTCGGTCAAATGCTGGCGAAAGAAGGCTTTGCCGAGCGATATGAGAAAGGGACGCCCGTCTTTCTCCATGAATTTTTCTATCCGCTGATGCAGGGGTATGACTCGGTGGCGGTGAAAGCCGACATCGAATTGGGGGGGACTGATCAGAAGTTCAACATTGCGGTGGGCCGTGACCTCCAGCGACATTTTGGCCTGGAGCCGCAGTTTGGCATGTTGTTGCCGTTGCTGCTGGGCACCGATGGTGCCCAAAAAATGTCGAAGTCGCTGGGGAATTATGTGGGCCTGCAAGAAGACCCGCTCACCATGTATTCCAAACTGGAAAAGACGCCCGACAATTTGATTGAGCAGTATTTTGAACTCCTGACGCGGCTGCCGCTGGCGGAGTTGCCGGAAAATCCTCGCGATCGCCAAAAGCTCCTTGCCCTCGACGTAACTCGTCAATTTCATGGTGAGGCGGCGGCGCAACAGGCCCAAACGGACGCGGTGAATCTAGTCCAGGGCGGTGGTGCAGCCGAGAGCGTGCCGGAGTTTTCCCTTAGCGAGGTCAATTTCCCGGCTAAGGCGTTCTACCTGTTGGGCACGACGCCATTGTGTGCCAGCAGCAGCGAAGCCCGCCGCCAAATTCAAGGGGGTGCGGTGAAGTTGGAAGGCGATCGCCTCTCCGATCCCAACCTGGTTTTTGAAACGCCAAACGCGCTGTACGACAAAGTTCTCCAGGTCGGCAAGAAAAAGTTTATTCGTCTCGTGAAATAG
- a CDS encoding SpoIID/LytB domain-containing protein, translating into MTTGKRSGLLLAAGVAVVGNLLSSAPAPAQQPQNPVLQIGIVQRFGRDDAKTLVIEPLDGASLTVQFKTGEQLETLTTNQIVLDTSPVPLETTSLQERVVLSTHRSFESAEDSANQWRDRGIETEIAQPGDWQVWAKRDVYSTPLLRRLLLKDLQAAGYENVYVDSQVLRDVPKAAAIFNGFRYNRDIVSIIASNQRVRVIEKYGDVEDTVRVYGGNLRLQPNAYGTYTLVNQVPIETYLRGVVPYEIGLAAPPTTIEAQAILARTYVLRNLRRFEVDNYELCADTQCQVYRGITGAADKTDRAISNTRGQVLTYGDELVDALYSSNAGGVTAAFSHVWNGPDRPYLQPVVDSVVGSWDLVTRPLTDENNLKAFLSLESGFNEETWDTFRWSEDASLDEIEQDLKTYLQARNYPLANFTEVQRLVVTERAPSGRVQTLQIATDMGVVTLEKDEVIRAIAAPLSLLFYTAGLYDTVPGEAEPQLTGYRFIGGGFGHGVGMSQTGAYNLGDLNWSAERILKFYYPGTELQPISDALVFWRDPTAVVSEPGTDAAP; encoded by the coding sequence GTGACAACTGGCAAGCGATCGGGGCTGCTGTTGGCGGCGGGGGTGGCCGTGGTAGGCAATCTATTGAGTTCGGCCCCGGCTCCTGCCCAGCAGCCGCAAAATCCGGTTTTGCAAATTGGCATTGTGCAGCGCTTTGGGCGCGACGATGCCAAGACGCTGGTGATTGAGCCGCTGGATGGGGCTTCTCTGACGGTACAGTTCAAAACCGGGGAACAGCTCGAAACCCTGACCACCAATCAAATTGTGCTCGACACGTCCCCCGTGCCGCTAGAGACAACGTCCTTGCAAGAGCGGGTGGTGTTGAGCACCCATCGCAGTTTTGAGAGCGCCGAAGACAGTGCCAATCAGTGGCGCGATCGCGGCATCGAAACTGAGATAGCCCAGCCCGGCGACTGGCAAGTGTGGGCCAAGCGAGATGTTTACAGCACACCGTTACTGCGCCGACTGCTGCTGAAAGATTTGCAAGCGGCTGGCTATGAAAATGTCTACGTCGATAGTCAGGTACTGCGGGATGTACCCAAGGCCGCCGCCATTTTTAACGGGTTTCGCTATAACCGTGACATCGTCAGCATTATCGCCAGCAATCAGCGGGTTCGCGTGATTGAAAAATACGGCGATGTGGAAGACACGGTGCGGGTGTATGGCGGCAACTTGCGCTTGCAGCCCAACGCCTACGGCACCTATACCCTGGTGAATCAGGTGCCGATTGAGACCTATTTGCGCGGGGTGGTGCCCTACGAAATTGGCTTAGCCGCGCCGCCGACCACCATTGAAGCCCAGGCAATTTTGGCCCGCACCTATGTATTGCGCAACCTGCGTCGCTTTGAGGTGGACAATTACGAACTCTGTGCCGATACCCAGTGCCAGGTTTATCGCGGCATTACTGGCGCAGCGGACAAAACCGATCGCGCCATCAGCAATACCCGGGGACAAGTGCTGACCTATGGCGATGAGTTGGTCGATGCCCTCTACTCTTCCAATGCGGGGGGGGTGACGGCGGCGTTTAGCCATGTGTGGAATGGCCCCGATCGCCCTTACCTGCAGCCCGTGGTGGACTCCGTCGTCGGCAGCTGGGATTTGGTCACCCGCCCCCTGACGGACGAAAATAACCTGAAAGCCTTTCTCTCCCTGGAGTCGGGCTTTAACGAAGAAACCTGGGATACCTTCCGCTGGTCAGAAGATGCGTCCCTGGATGAGATCGAGCAGGATCTCAAGACTTATTTACAAGCCCGCAACTATCCCCTGGCAAACTTTACCGAGGTGCAGCGGCTGGTGGTGACAGAGCGCGCTCCCTCGGGGCGAGTGCAAACGTTGCAGATTGCCACCGATATGGGCGTTGTGACCTTAGAAAAAGACGAAGTGATTCGCGCGATCGCCGCCCCCCTTAGCCTGCTGTTTTATACCGCTGGCCTCTATGACACCGTACCCGGCGAAGCCGAACCGCAGTTAACGGGCTATCGGTTTATTGGCGGCGGCTTTGGTCATGGCGTCGGCATGAGTCAGACCGGCGCTTACAATCTGGGCGACCTCAATTGGAGTGCTGAACGGATTCTGAAGTTTTACTATCCGGGGACGGAGTTGCAGCCGATTAGCGATGCTCTGGTATTTTGGCGCGATCCGACAGCGGTCGTCTCGGAACCTGGAACCGACGCCGCGCCATAA
- the pyrF gene encoding orotidine-5'-phosphate decarboxylase, whose protein sequence is MLQCLNAPAERIIVPLDVPDAESARRLIDDIPTVTFWKVGLELFVSSGPEILTYLKEQGKRIFLDLKFHDIPNTMAGACRAAGRYGVDLVTVHAPAGLAALQASQQAATEGAVAAGMVAPQLIAVTVLTSIDARSLAFDLKIPLELSDYALQMALLSQQAGLAGSVCSPHEAELLRRCCGADWLLVCPGVRPNWAQAGDQRRVMTPQEAIAAGANYLVIGRPITQADEPNVAFQRICDELTLQ, encoded by the coding sequence ATGCTCCAGTGTTTGAATGCCCCTGCCGAGCGCATTATTGTGCCGCTCGATGTGCCCGATGCTGAGTCTGCTAGGCGGTTAATCGACGATATCCCTACCGTTACCTTTTGGAAGGTTGGGCTAGAGTTGTTTGTCAGTAGCGGGCCAGAAATCCTGACTTATCTAAAGGAACAGGGCAAGCGCATCTTTCTGGATCTCAAATTTCACGATATCCCCAACACGATGGCGGGGGCTTGTCGGGCAGCGGGGCGTTATGGCGTGGATCTGGTGACCGTACACGCCCCAGCGGGCTTGGCAGCACTCCAGGCATCGCAGCAAGCAGCCACTGAAGGCGCGGTGGCGGCGGGCATGGTGGCGCCCCAACTGATTGCCGTGACGGTATTAACCAGCATTGATGCGCGATCGCTCGCCTTTGATCTCAAAATACCGCTAGAGCTATCTGACTATGCGCTGCAAATGGCGCTCCTGTCACAACAGGCCGGTTTAGCGGGGAGTGTCTGTTCGCCCCACGAAGCGGAGTTGCTGCGGCGCTGCTGCGGGGCTGATTGGTTATTGGTGTGTCCGGGGGTGCGGCCCAATTGGGCACAAGCGGGTGATCAACGGCGGGTGATGACGCCCCAGGAAGCGATCGCGGCTGGGGCAAATTATCTAGTGATTGGCCGCCCCATCACGCAAGCCGATGAGCCCAATGTGGCGTTTCAACGGATCTGTGACGAGCTAACGCTACAGTAA
- a CDS encoding MgPME-cyclase complex family protein yields MKTYYYLVASQKFLLEEEPLDEVLRERRRHYQEQEKEIDFWLVKQPAFLDSEGFSEIKSRCPQPAAAVISTDKTVITWLKLRLEYVITGEFQAPTPTLPDPLASLEPVA; encoded by the coding sequence ATGAAAACTTACTACTACCTTGTTGCCAGCCAAAAATTTCTGCTCGAAGAAGAACCCCTTGATGAGGTGCTGCGCGAGCGCCGTCGCCACTATCAAGAACAAGAAAAAGAGATTGATTTCTGGCTGGTTAAGCAGCCTGCCTTCCTAGACAGCGAAGGATTTAGCGAGATTAAAAGTCGCTGTCCACAACCCGCTGCCGCTGTGATCTCAACGGATAAGACTGTCATTACTTGGCTGAAGCTCCGGTTAGAGTATGTGATCACAGGGGAATTTCAGGCGCCGACGCCGACGCTGCCCGATCCCCTGGCTTCGTTAGAACCTGTGGCCTAA
- the lipA gene encoding lipoyl synthase, which produces MSSSTRELINLPPWLRPSIGKASDLSTVQRIIKQRGIHTICEEGRCPNRGECYSNKTATFLLMGPTCTRSCAFCQVDKGHAPMPLDPDEPSKVAESVALLDLKYVVLTSVARDDLSDKGASWFVKTMQAIRDRTPDTEIEVLTPDFWGGDNAAMQQRQRVETVTQAAPACYNHNVETVRRLQNPVRRGGRYDRSLAVLRYVKSANPAIPTKSGLMLGHGETEAEIIATLEDLRAVDCDRVTLGQYMRPSLAHLPVQKYWTPAEFERLGEVARSLGFAHVRSGPLVRSSYHAGEAP; this is translated from the coding sequence ATGTCCTCTTCTACCCGTGAATTGATCAACCTGCCGCCCTGGTTACGGCCTTCCATCGGCAAAGCTAGTGACCTCTCGACCGTACAGCGCATTATCAAACAACGCGGCATCCACACAATTTGTGAAGAGGGGCGGTGTCCCAATCGGGGTGAGTGTTATAGCAACAAAACGGCCACCTTTTTGCTAATGGGGCCGACATGTACTCGTTCCTGTGCCTTTTGCCAGGTCGATAAAGGTCATGCCCCCATGCCGCTCGATCCAGATGAACCCAGCAAAGTCGCTGAGTCTGTCGCCTTACTCGATTTGAAGTATGTGGTGCTAACTTCGGTGGCGCGCGATGACTTGTCAGATAAAGGGGCGAGTTGGTTTGTCAAAACGATGCAGGCGATTCGCGATCGCACACCAGACACTGAAATTGAAGTGCTGACCCCGGATTTTTGGGGCGGCGACAATGCCGCGATGCAACAACGCCAGCGCGTAGAGACCGTCACTCAAGCAGCTCCCGCTTGTTATAACCACAATGTGGAGACGGTTCGCCGCTTGCAAAATCCCGTACGACGGGGCGGACGATACGATCGCTCGCTAGCAGTCTTGCGCTACGTCAAATCGGCGAACCCCGCCATCCCCACTAAGTCTGGGCTGATGTTGGGACACGGAGAAACTGAAGCGGAAATCATTGCCACGTTAGAAGATCTTCGCGCGGTGGACTGCGATCGCGTCACGCTGGGGCAATACATGCGCCCCTCACTCGCCCATTTGCCAGTGCAAAAATATTGGACGCCCGCTGAATTTGAGCGGCTAGGTGAAGTCGCGCGATCGCTGGGATTTGCCCATGTGCGCTCTGGTCCCCTGGTGCGCAGTTCCTATCACGCGGGTGAAGCCCCGTAA
- a CDS encoding response regulator, with protein sequence MATHKILVIDDSRVIRMRVRDMLPQGNFEVIEAKDGVEGLDAIRDQRPNLIMLDFLLPRKSGWEVFQEIQSQPELQHIPLVLMSGRKEEVTEKITEPFEFFEFIQKPFEQKELIEAIKKAMAKARKPRPKAATAASTAAPTASDGSDAAEVAALKAKVAKLEGEVAQLKAQTAKILAFIKQKLR encoded by the coding sequence GTGGCAACGCACAAAATTTTGGTGATCGATGACAGTCGCGTAATTCGCATGCGCGTTCGGGATATGTTGCCCCAGGGCAACTTTGAAGTCATAGAAGCCAAAGACGGCGTCGAGGGACTGGATGCAATTCGCGATCAGCGCCCCAATCTGATCATGTTGGATTTTTTGCTTCCTCGCAAAAGTGGTTGGGAAGTGTTCCAAGAAATTCAATCTCAGCCAGAGTTACAGCATATTCCGCTGGTGCTGATGTCAGGGCGTAAAGAAGAAGTTACCGAAAAAATTACTGAGCCGTTTGAGTTTTTTGAGTTTATTCAAAAACCATTTGAGCAAAAAGAACTGATTGAAGCCATCAAAAAAGCGATGGCAAAAGCTCGCAAGCCGAGGCCTAAGGCCGCTACCGCTGCATCCACAGCAGCCCCGACAGCGAGCGATGGTAGCGATGCCGCTGAGGTAGCCGCACTGAAGGCAAAGGTGGCCAAACTGGAGGGTGAGGTCGCTCAACTCAAGGCCCAGACCGCCAAGATTTTAGCCTTTATCAAACAAAAACTACGGTAA
- the murG gene encoding undecaprenyldiphospho-muramoylpentapeptide beta-N-acetylglucosaminyltransferase translates to MSETPKKLLIAASGTGGHLFPAIATAEQLPEYEIEWLGVPDRLETELVPQQYSLHTVRLGGFQGRLGLGSLRLLSQVLQATLQVRQLLQRERFDGVFTTGGYIAAPAILAARSLGLPAILHESNALPGKVTRWLSPWCSLVALGFEAATSHLPKANSVVVGTPVRSQFLTNHELPTDLTLPPEAPVILVVGGSQGAVAVNQLVRTAAPAWFEAGAWVIHQTGTNDEAADSLQHDHYIHRPFFEAMAGLYQRADVVISRAGAGTLTELAFTQTPSVLIPYPFAAEDHQAYNAAAFAAANAALVCRQADLTPIALQDMVLTLIHNPERRAQMAAAAASLAIPDSAEQLANLIRQTLT, encoded by the coding sequence GTGTCAGAGACTCCTAAAAAACTGCTGATTGCTGCGAGTGGCACTGGGGGGCACCTCTTTCCCGCGATCGCAACGGCAGAGCAATTGCCTGAGTATGAGATCGAATGGCTAGGTGTCCCCGATCGCCTGGAAACCGAGTTGGTGCCGCAGCAATATTCCCTACACACGGTGCGGCTCGGCGGCTTTCAGGGACGACTGGGACTGGGCTCGCTGCGGCTGCTCAGCCAAGTTTTGCAAGCCACGTTGCAAGTTCGTCAACTGCTGCAGCGCGAACGCTTTGATGGGGTTTTTACCACAGGTGGCTATATTGCCGCCCCCGCGATTCTCGCGGCCCGATCGCTGGGGCTGCCGGCCATTTTGCACGAGTCGAATGCGTTGCCCGGTAAAGTTACTCGCTGGCTCAGTCCCTGGTGTTCGCTCGTAGCGCTGGGGTTTGAAGCGGCGACCAGTCATTTACCTAAAGCCAATAGCGTAGTAGTAGGCACCCCAGTGCGATCGCAGTTTCTCACCAATCATGAGTTGCCTACAGACCTAACGCTGCCACCCGAGGCTCCGGTCATTCTCGTCGTGGGGGGCAGCCAGGGTGCCGTCGCGGTTAATCAGCTGGTGCGGACCGCTGCCCCGGCTTGGTTTGAGGCCGGGGCTTGGGTCATCCATCAAACCGGTACCAATGACGAGGCGGCCGATAGCTTGCAGCACGACCACTATATCCATCGCCCCTTTTTTGAGGCGATGGCCGGATTGTATCAGCGGGCTGATGTGGTTATCAGTCGGGCCGGGGCAGGCACCCTGACCGAATTAGCCTTTACCCAGACACCGTCGGTACTGATTCCTTATCCTTTTGCGGCAGAAGATCATCAGGCCTATAATGCGGCGGCATTCGCCGCGGCGAATGCCGCGCTGGTCTGTCGGCAGGCCGATTTGACGCCGATTGCTTTGCAAGACATGGTGTTGACCCTGATTCATAACCCTGAGCGGCGAGCCCAGATGGCCGCCGCTGCCGCCAGTTTGGCGATTCCCGATAGTGCTGAGCAACTGGCCAACTTGATTCGCCAAACGCTGACATAA